Proteins encoded together in one Phalacrocorax carbo chromosome 18, bPhaCar2.1, whole genome shotgun sequence window:
- the MAN1B1 gene encoding endoplasmic reticulum mannosyl-oligosaccharide 1,2-alpha-mannosidase isoform X2, which yields MYSAAAAAALPPRRDFISVTLSPEEAVGAGGYNNSKAWRRRSCWRKPPKPPHVRRGPSNLQIKPPQRDVRLKTRHDTSRVVEVPVQADKEVKTEKSVISWRGAVIEPDQSTESPSSKIKEPEKPSSVEAEDQKEPVPLNERQMAVIEAFRHAWKGYKDFAWGHDELKPLSKSYSEWFGLGLTLIDALDTMWILGLKEEFEEAKKWVANDLVFDKNVDVNLFESTIRILGGLLSTYHLSGDSLFLEKAKDIGNRLMPAFKTPSKIPYSDVNIGRGTAHPPRWTSDSTVAEVTSIQLEFRELSRLTGDEKFQKAVDEVMKHVHTLSGKHDGLVPMFINTNSGQFTHLGVYTLGARADSYYEYLLKQWIQGGKKENELLEDYMRAIEGVKKHLLQKSQPKKLTFVGELAHGHFSAKMDHLVCFLPGTLALGAHNGLTADHLKLAEALIETCYQMYAQVETGLSPEIVHFNLHAQKGHKDVEIKPADRHNLLRPETVESLFYMYRFTGDKKYQDWGWEILQNFNKYTRVPTGGYTSINNVQNPSNPEPRDKMESFFLGETLKYMFLLFSDDIDLINLDKYVFNTEAHPLPIWVPA from the exons aagcCACCAAAACCACCTCATGTTCGGCGTGGTCCTTCCAATCTTCAGATCAAGCCACCACAGAGGGACGTGAGACTGAAGACCCGACATGATACCAGCAGGGTTGTAGAAGTGCCAGTCCAGGCTGATAAAGAAGTGAAAACGGAGAAATCTGTTATCAG ctggagaggagctgTGATAGAACCTGACCAAAGCACTGAATCTCCATCTAGTAAAATAAAGGAACCAGAAAAACCTTCATCTGTGGAAGCTGAAGACCAGAAGGAACCAG tGCCCCTAAATGAGCGGCAGATGGCTGTGATAGAAGCATTCCGCCATGCATGGAAAGGATACAAGGATTTTGCCTGGGGCCATGATGAGCTGAAGCCTTTGTCCAAGTCCTACAGTGAGTGGTTTGGACTTGGGCTTACCTTAATTGATGCCTTGGATACCATGTGGATTTTAGGCTTAAAAGAag AAtttgaagaagcaaaaaaatggGTAGCAAATGATTTAGTATTTGATAAAAACGTGGATGTGAACCTCTTTGAGAGCACTATTCGTATCCTGGGGGGCTTGCTAAGcacctaccatctctctggaGACAGCCTCTTCCTGGAGAAAGCT AAAGACATTGGCAACAGGCTTATGCCAGCATTCAAGACCCCCTCCAAGATACCGTATTCTGATGTCAACATTGGCCGGGGCACTGCACATCCACCTCGCTGGACATCTGACAGCACTGTGGCAGAAGTGACCAGTATTCAGCTGGAGTTTAGGGAGCTCTCTCGTCTCACTGGAGATGAGAAATTCCAG aaagctgtAGATGAGGTGATGAAGCATGTTCACACCCTCTCAGGGAAACATGATGGACTAGTGCCTATGTTCATAAACACCAATAGCGGGCAGTTCACTCACTTGGGTGTCTACACTCTGGGAGCCAGAGCTGACAGCTACTATGAATATTTGCTCAAGCAATGGATTCAGggtgggaaaaaagaaaatga ACTGTTGGAAGACTATATGAGAGCCATAGAAGGAGTGAAAAAGCATCTTCTTCAGAAATCACAACCCAAGAAGCTTACTTTTGTAGGAGAGCTTGCTCATGGCCATTTCAGTGCCAAGATG GATCACTTGGTTTGCTTTTTGCCTGGGACTTTGGCACTGGGAGCTCACAATGGATTGACTGCTGATCATCTGAAACTGGCTGAAGCCCTTATAGAAACCTGTTACCAGATGTATGCTCAAGTAGAGACAGGCCTGAGTCCGGAGATTGTACACTTCAATCTTCATGCAcaaaagggccacaaagatgtgGAAATCAAG CCTGCAGACAGGCACAACTTACTGCGACCAGAAACTGTGGAAAGCCTTTTTTATATGTACAGATTCACCGGTGATAAGAAATACCAAGACTGGGGCTGGGAAATCTTGCAGAACTTCAATAAATACACACGG GTTCCTACAGGTGGTTATACTTCCATTAACAACGTCCAGAATCCCAGTAATCCAGAGCCAAGAGATAAGATGGAGAGCTTCTTCCTTGGGGAAACACTCAAATAcatgtttctgctgttttcagatGATATAGACTTAATCAACCTTGACAAATACGTTTTTAACACAGAAGCTCATCCACTCCCCATCTGGGTGCCAGCATAG